The sequence below is a genomic window from Coffea arabica cultivar ET-39 chromosome 8e, Coffea Arabica ET-39 HiFi, whole genome shotgun sequence.
TAATATCCAGTAGAACTGTAGAAGAAGGAGAAAACGATAGATGGAATATTGTCGGAGTTCATTATTTTCTTTGTGGTTTACCAATCTTAGTTTTGTTTTTATGGGCTCCATTAGTCTCAGCCAAGTAGTACAACCCATTGGGCATCAAGAACTCTGCACTTCACCAGAAAATTTTGTTGACTAATTTATGTGTAGAATAAATTCaattttattcttaatttacGCAATGCATGCCGTGATGAAGTTGGGAAAGCGAAAGATGATTGGGTGTCAATTGTCAAAGAAAGAGAAGTGTTGTAGGAGTGATGTGGAATTCGGTAGTTGATCAAGAAATATCTTGGGTAACATCTGCATCAAATTAATATCACACATAAACGGTGAAAAAACAGCCACAGTGTTGTGATATCTTCATGCAAGTGGCAGTATAGTTGGTATTGTTTCAGGAATCGCCTCTGCAACTTCTGTGCTATTGGACGCAGCAAACTTCTTAATCATTCAAGATTGCAAATGTTTAGGATTCCTCTAGTACTTGCCAGTCCTGCAACTTGATATGGTGATACAGGTCGCTACTCTTCATCCAAGGCAGCATTAATTTATACAATCTGCTGGACAGCTTTATCACTCGAGTCGATAGCCTAATAATTAACAACTTTCGTAGCAAGAAACAAGCTTTCCAAGGCAGAATAATGGCATGGAGTACAAATTATTTTGTCTTCTTTGAATCCAACTGAGTTTAAAATAGGGAGGaggacaaagaaaaaaaaaagaccaaagGCAATAGAGCTACTTTGTACTGAAGAACTGTTCGAAGTAGTTTCACATGTTTTTCTTTCCTGTAATTTTGATTTGCCTAAGATTTGAACTTTGGCCTAAATTACGTAATCCCAGAAAATATCAAGACgaagtgaaaaagaaaagcgggggaaaaaaaaaacagagcagCTACCTACAGTGGCTATATTAAATTAAAAAGCAAGATCTTTTGTTAGTGAAATGAATTCAAAGATTGTTATGCCTTGGCTGATGGTTGATAGGTATATTTTAAACGATTTAGTAAGCAAAGTAAATGGTATGCGTAGAGGAGGATCTAGGCATTCTATACAGCAAGATTCCGCTACAATCTGTGTTCCCAAGAAAACAAAGATCTTAAGCACCTTATGATTAGTTTAATGACTCGCTGAAGTAGAGGGCGAACCCCTTTCGACTGTTCATCATCATCAACCATCAAGGTAACTTTTCAAACCACTAATTGGCTGTGAAATACTTCTAGGCTTGGGTGGTTCTGATTGAAACTAAGGGCTGGGGCGTCTGCCTTACTACTTGCGCCCGCCCAAGCTCAAATGTGATTTCTTGCATGCATGGCCTCGATCTCGATATAAAGTAATTTTGCGTGGAATATTCACATAATATTGAAGTGAAACTATGAAAGCATATTACAGAACCAACGGAAAAGAGACAGTTGACGAACTGTTCTACAACATTATTCGGGGAAATGGAGCAATCATTCATCGCCCTATTTACAGATTGAGATACGATGATTGAAGAGCCAAAAAAAAGACAACAACAACGAGATGCACTATTTATAACTACATTAAAATTCCTGCAGAAAATTACAAAACTAATATATAACTTAAATGTCATAGCCTTGCTGAATGGTGAAGACTCCTCAGTGCTGCCTAATTAATCTTTGAAACCCCATATTAACTTCAGCAGTCAGCATTACACTCACACCTAACCTTTTCTTGTTTATTGAATAAACGCCTTCTGACTTTCTTTTTTTGCTCCTACAAGCTTTTCCTGGTCGTgtgagtgaaatcaacttaaCCCTCCTACTAATTGATAAAAGCTTTAGCAGCAACATATGACCAAAGccgtcatcatcatcattccATCAGTAGCTGTAATATTGGTACTGTTCGGCTGCTGCTGATCCCAAGTTGTTGTAAAATATTTTTGTTGACCTCCCTACTGCTGACccttcatcatcttcttcctGAAATCCCTCAATCTGTATTAAATCAATCAATCGTCGATGAAACTATTGTTAaattagaaaatatatatatatatacacaatgGAATTTTGAGATAAAATTGTCACTCATTCGCACAAAGTTACTATCAGTAAATAAAATATGGATTGAAAGTGGGCAAGTCCAACTTGGGATAATACTTTAGTTGTATTATTAACTATGCATTAAAGATCATGCGGAAGAGAATAATATTACCCAAAGATCATCTTCGTCTTCATATCTAGTACTTGTAAACATGGATGCTTTGGGAATCTCTACAGCTTCATCATTACGTGCAAACCTGCCACGTATCCTCGGTCGATTGTCGGCCAGTGTCTTCCGGCATGCATACTGCAATATTCGAGAGCATCACAAGAAGAGCAAGACACCAAATTAAGTTTACCATCCACATTTTCACCGTACctaattattattaattagCATGATGATCAGTGTAACTTTTTAAATGATGCTAACTGTTACGATCTCACTGTTCGAAGCTTTGCGAACTGATAAACCAAGAAAAAGGCACTCTTACCTTAATTGTCTTGTTGAAATTTCTCTGGTTTCTTTTCGCTCTGTACCTGTGAatcctttctttcctctcttctgcACTATAGCGTCCCACTTTGAAGTTTGCTTCCTCCAGGAATGACCCGTCTGTAGAAAGTGGGCTCGAAGACAGAGTATTCTTAGATGGGGTATTGTGCACCTTCACAACAAAAGAGGAATTAGTCGTTTATTCTCAAATATAGTATACTAAGTATGATTTTTTTTACACcaggaaaaaagaaattgaaaaaacaGAGCAAATTTTGTTTGCTGCATTCAGTACAAAAAGGTGCAAATAGCACGTTCGAATAATTGTAAGATTACCTGTAAATCTCCGGTGCTGCAAACCCTTCTCATTTGACCAGTAGATAAGTTGTTTTCAGGAGGATTCATGACTTGGGACTGCATATTTGGAGACTCCATTAGGCTATCAAACCTCTGGTGGAAAAAAAAGTTGGGCTTGCCATCAAAGGAGTTACTACTGTAACTCCTCTGCATCAGCTTAACCACATTATCAGCAGTATTGTTCTGAGGCACGAACGGATTGTTAAAGGCAGCAATGGTTTCTAAGGGGACTTGATATTCCTCTGTTTTAATCACCTCCAGGAGAAAGTAATCTGAATCATTTGCATTTGGGAAATTTTGGGCCGTTTGACAAATTGAGAGATTTTCAAGCTGATGACTAGGTGGTGAGGATGAGGAAAGAGCAGATGCAATTTGGTCAAGAGAATAGGTTGTTTCATCGGCAGAGTTGTTTTCTTGAATTCTATTACTATTAGTATCGTTATTATTACGGTTATTAAGGCTGTCTTCAAAGGTTTGGAAGAAATCATGCTGAGGATCGACAGATGAGTCGGAGAAAGGAGAAAAGGGGTCAGAGAAAAAGCTGTTATCAAAGACGAAGAGATCAGAAGCCATTGTTGAGTCGTTGACGCTATGAAAAATCACTCTGGGGAAAGCTCTCTATTTAAAGAGAAGAGGTTTGCAGCCTAAAGGAGGATGGCCCCTTGTGGAAAAGGGAGTCAATACAAGTTGTTCGAAGCGAAGACAAAAGATGGCCAATTAAGGACACTGCGGAGGCtctgcctttctttttctttaatcaGAGCTGTTGTCCACAACTGAGGAAGATGACAAGAATcccatttctctctctctcctttctcttaTAGCTTTCTCTATCACACGCTAACGAAAGAGAGTTGTGAGTGAGTTTCTGAAGTACCACTAGAAAAGCAACTCAATCCCTTCTCTCTTTCTGTGAGGAAGAGGCCAAATGAAAATAGGACTCCCCACCCAGGCCTGGCCTCAAAATGTTCAGAAACAGAACAGCTGAAGAAGACCAGAGCACCGGAGTTTATACAAGGCATTATTAAGAGGAAATCTCCAATTAAATCCCTCAACTTCGTCTTATTTTTGGAATTGAAAAACCAGTTACTTTAATGTCATGCACCCTTTAGGTTCTGTTTGGTTTCTTCATATGCAAAAACTAGTGTTGGTATGACCGTATGGCAGGTTTTCTCTATTACTGTACAATTGTAACGTCAAACAAACTTGTTTTAGCTGTGATATGCGAAATCAGCTTCAACAACTCATTCCATTGTCCATCTTTCTCGAGTAATAGCAGTATCCTCAGCACTTTCCGTGCTAAAAATATGTACTGTTGGAGCTTGAGGAGTTAAATTTGCTGTGTCTTGAGAGAAATTTGAAGCTTTATTCTTGTTCTGTCCAAATTTGAATTGGAAATATGTAGTAATACAGATAAATGTTTAGGTATTGTAGTGATCAGATACACTATGCAGGAGGGGAAAATTTTATGCAAATTTCATTGAACGGAGGAAGAAGTTTATATTCCTCACTCAGAATGCCAATGCTTCCACAGTCAATTCAGTTTGTAATGCAATCGAAGTGTTGCTTTAAGCCTTTTAACTACACAATCCTTGTTCTACTTGTGGATTGATCATTTGATCAcgaattttgaaaatcataataACTACAAAAATGCTCAATTTTATAGCAAaattggaaaggaaaaagaaaaatattactCAAAGAGAAAATAATAAGTATTCTACAATGTAATGAACAATAATGGCCGTAGATGCAACGCGACAAATTTTGCTC
It includes:
- the LOC113703593 gene encoding uncharacterized protein isoform X2, with translation MASDLFVFDNSFFSDPFSPFSDSSVDPQHDFFQTFEDSLNNRNNNDTNSNRIQENNSADETTYSLDQIASALSSSSPPSHQLENLSICQTAQNFPNANDSDYFLLEVIKTEEYQVPLETIAAFNNPFVPQNNTADNVVKLMQRSYSSNSFDGKPNFFFHQRFDSLMESPNMQSQVMNPPENNLSTGQMRRVCSTGDLQVHNTPSKNTLSSSPLSTDGSFLEEANFKVGRYSAEERKERIHRYRAKRNQRNFNKTIKYACRKTLADNRPRIRGRFARNDEAVEIPKASMFTSTRYEDEDDLWEEDDEGSAVGRSTKIFYNNLGSAAAEQYQYYSY
- the LOC113703593 gene encoding uncharacterized protein isoform X1, which codes for MASDLFVFDNSFFSDPFSPFSDSSVDPQHDFFQTFEDSLNNRNNNDTNSNRIQENNSADETTYSLDQIASALSSSSPPSHQLENLSICQTAQNFPNANDSDYFLLEVIKTEEYQVPLETIAAFNNPFVPQNNTADNVVKLMQRSYSSNSFDGKPNFFFHQRFDSLMESPNMQSQVMNPPENNLSTGQMRRVCSTGDLQVHNTPSKNTLSSSPLSTDGSFLEEANFKVGRYSAEERKERIHRYRAKRNQRNFNKTIKYACRKTLADNRPRIRGRFARNDEAVEIPKASMFTSTRYEDEDDLWIEGFQEEDDEGSAVGRSTKIFYNNLGSAAAEQYQYYSY